From Cryobacterium sp. GrIS_2_6:
CGAGGTAGCCGCGAACCTCGCCTGACCCCCTCGCGAGAAGCACGGGAGGCGCGGGAGGTGCGGTTACGGGGCGAGGGGCAGCGGCAGGTGCGCGGCAAGGTCGGCGCGCTGTCCGCTCGCGTGGATACGCCCGCTCGCGAGACCGTCGGACCAGACGAGCTCGCCGGTCGCGAGGGCGAGCCAGGTGGCGGCATCCGTTTCGACGACGTTGGGCGGTGTGCCCCGGGTGTGCCGGGGGCCCGCGATGCACTGAACGGCGCCGAACGGCGGCACGCGCACCTCGAGGGTGTTGCCGTTGGCCTCTTCGGAGAGCAACTGCAGGGTGTAGCGCACGGCGAGCGCACGGATGTCCCTGCTCGCGCCAGCCGGGTCCGCCGCGTAGCCGCGCACCGCGGCCCGGCCCACCCCGTCGTCGATCCTCGCCTTAGCCATCCCCCCATTCTGCCGGGTTCCCGGGACCGACCGCCCCGGATGCGCCGCGCGCCCGGAGTGCCCCGGCCCCGTGCGCCTGCCCGGTGGCGGCTAACTCAGGAAATCTGCGGCCAGTGGGCTACCCCGCCGCGTGTTTGCGGGCGCTCGCCAGGGGCGCGCGGCAATTCGTCCTGAGTTAGCCCCCGGCGGAACGGGGCACCCGTCCGGGGCGCGCCTGGGGTCCGGGGGTGGGGCGCATCCGGTAGCCTGAACCGGTGAGAATTCTGGTCCTCGGTTCCGGTGCCCGCGAGCACGCCATCATCACCGCGCTGCTCCGCGAGGAGCCCCGCCATGAGGTCGTCGCCGCGTCCGGCAACGCCGGAATGGCCGCCGCGGTGCCCGTCGTCGCCCTCGACCCGAACGTGCCCGGCGCCGTCACGGAATACGCGATCGAGCACGGCGTCGACCTCGTTGTGATCGGCCCGGAGGCTCCCCTCGTCGCCGGCGTCGCCGACGCGCTGCGTGCGCAGGGCATCCCGGTGTTCGGCCCTGGCCGCGCCGCCGCAGCCCTCGAAGGCAGCAAGACCTTCGCCAAGCGCATCATGGACGAGGCCGGCGTGCCGACCGGCCGCGCCGAGCGCGCGGGCACCCTCGCCGAGGCGACCCGCGCCCTGGACGCCTTCGGGGCGCCCTACGTCGTCAAGGCCGACGGCCTCGCCGCCGGCAAGGGCGTGCTCGTCACCGAGGACCGCCTCGCCGCCCTCGACCA
This genomic window contains:
- a CDS encoding sterol carrier family protein, giving the protein MAKARIDDGVGRAAVRGYAADPAGASRDIRALAVRYTLQLLSEEANGNTLEVRVPPFGAVQCIAGPRHTRGTPPNVVETDAATWLALATGELVWSDGLASGRIHASGQRADLAAHLPLPLAP